From the genome of Streptomyces ficellus:
GGACATGATCAACGCGTCCGGCTTCAAGGTGTGGCCGCGCGAGGTCGAGGACGTCCTCCACACCCATCCGGCGGTCCGCGAGGCGGCCGTGATCGGCGTCCCCGACGCCTACCGGGGCGAGACGGTCAAGGCCTACGTCAGCCTGCGGCCGGGCAGCACGGTCGCACCCGCCGAGCTCTCCTCCTACTGCGAGCAGCGGCTCGCGGCGTACAAATACCCCCGGGAGGTCGAGGTCCTGCCGGAGCTGCCGAAGACCACCAGTGGGAAGATCCTCAGGCGGGAACTGCGTTACCCCACGTAGATGACGGCGACACCCACGAGTACCGGAGAAAGGTGGCGGCACATGGCCAGGACGACGGACGGGAACGGCACCCCCGTCCCCCAGAGGCTGCTGGCCACCGCCACCCGGCTCTTCGCCGAACAGGGCTACGACCGCACCTCCGTCCAGGAGATCGTCGAGCGGGCCGGGGTCACCAAGGGGGCCCTCTACCACTACTTCGGCTCCAAGGAGGACCTGCTCCAGGAGGTGTACGCGCGCGTGCTCCGGCTCCAGCAGGAGCGGCTGGACGCCTTCGCCCAGGCGGACGCCCCCGTGGATCAGCGGCTGCGCGACGCCGCCGCGGACGTGGTCGTCACCACCATCGACAACCTCGACGACGCGGCGATCTTCTTCCGCTCGATGCACCACCTGAGCCCGGAGAAGAACAAGCAGGTCCGGTCCGAACGGCGCCGCTACCACGAGCGGTTCCGCGCCCTCATCGAGGAGGGCCAGGACGCGGGCGTCTTCTCCACCGCCACCCCCGCGGACCTGGTGGTGGACTACCACTTCGGGTCGGTCCACCACCTGTCCACCTGGTACCGCCCCGACGGGCCGCTCAGCCCCCAGCAGGTGGCCGACCACCTGGCCGACCTGCTGCTGAGGGCGTTGCGGCCCTGACGGGCGTTCAGCTCACTAGTTGGCGTCCACCAGCTCGTGCGGCGGTACGGTCACCGTCCGCGCGCCCTTCTTGCCGCCGAGGACGATCTTCCGCAGCGCGCTGTTGTTGGTGAGGTCGGTCTCCTTGAGGCGCTTCTCCGGGTTGGCCAGCACCTGGATGTAGTAGGTGCCGTTCGGCAGCGAGGTGATGTCGAACGACTGGCCCGGCAGGTCCTGGGTGTAGGTGTCGCCGGACCCGACGTCCAGGACCTCACGGACCGAGATCGAGTTCTGCTGACCGCACGCCGTGGACAGGTCCGTGTTGAACGGGTGCCAGTTGGCGTTCTTCACCGTGTAGTCGACCGCGTCGGTGTTGGCCAGGCAGAAGGCCTCCTTGCCGCTGCGCACGGCCTCCTTCTGGTCGGCCTTGAGCAGCCGGTAGCTGGCGAAGTCGGTGAAGTGCCAGTGCTCGTGGCCGGGGCGGGGGTCCCACTCCATGGTGCCGGTCGGGGTGTAGCCGACCTGCTTGCCCTTCGCGTCGTAGAAGTACTGGTAGGCGTCCATCAGCTCCTTGCCGGGCGACCGGAAGCCGTCGACGACCAGCTGGGCGGGGCCCGCGTTCCACACGTTGGCGCTGAAGGCGAGGAAGTCCTTGCCCTTGTCGGGGCCCTCCGTGGCGGGTTCGCTGATGGTGATGCCGTACGCGGGCAGCGACCGCAGGTCGGGCTTGGGCACGTTTGGCACCGCCGCCTTGCCCGTCGGCCGCTTCGCGGCGGGCTTCACCGCGGGCGCCTTGCGCGAGCCGTCGGTCTGGCCGCCGCCGTCGCCCATGCGCGCGGCGCCCGCCTTCAGGCCCTGCCTCTTCACCGCCCACGGGACGGCGGGCGGCGCCGGCACCAGGGGCCCGTGGCCCACGTTGTACGAGGGACCCGCACCGCTCGTCGGGGCGGCGGGAGCGGCCGGGGCCACCGCGCCGTGCCGGGCGTGCCCCGCGGCGGCGCCGTGACCCGCGGCGGCGCCGTGCCCCGCGGCGGCGCCGTGCCCCGCGGCCGCGCCGTGACCCGCGTGCCCGGCCTTCTTCGCGTCGTGCCGCGCACCGGGCGCCGCACCGGCACCGCCCTCCGAGCTGATCTCGCGCACCGTCACCTTGACCGACTGCGGCTTGTCCGCGACGCCGAACAGGTCGCGGTAGCGCTTCGCCACGGACACCTTGGCCGTGTACTGCCCGGCCGGCAGGACGACCGGCTCGGAGTACGCGCCCGAGTAGGTGTTGGCCGCCCAGCCCTTCTCCACGCCCCACACGGAACCGAGCGTGAAGGGGTTGGTGGGACAGCTCTCGGGATACTTCGAGGTGGCCGGCGCGTCGGGGCGCACCCGGCCGGACGCGTTGTTGGGGCAGAAGTCCTCGGTGCGCTTGAGGACCGTCTTGCCGGCCGCGTCGGTGACGGCGATCTCGATGAAGC
Proteins encoded in this window:
- a CDS encoding TetR/AcrR family transcriptional regulator — translated: MARTTDGNGTPVPQRLLATATRLFAEQGYDRTSVQEIVERAGVTKGALYHYFGSKEDLLQEVYARVLRLQQERLDAFAQADAPVDQRLRDAAADVVVTTIDNLDDAAIFFRSMHHLSPEKNKQVRSERRRYHERFRALIEEGQDAGVFSTATPADLVVDYHFGSVHHLSTWYRPDGPLSPQQVADHLADLLLRALRP
- a CDS encoding lysyl oxidase family protein, whose translation is MTRSHQARLGRSVIAGAAAVAVTAGIVAAAPDGEAAPATPQFSLIAAAKSVTLDSYQEQPGVYLDLGTYLTAENAPLELKVTRKSYKDPVVVTQIVHEGGKTRAKALPKGLVKDFQGLPGFIEIAVTDAAGKTVLKRTEDFCPNNASGRVRPDAPATSKYPESCPTNPFTLGSVWGVEKGWAANTYSGAYSEPVVLPAGQYTAKVSVAKRYRDLFGVADKPQSVKVTVREISSEGGAGAAPGARHDAKKAGHAGHGAAAGHGAAAGHGAAAGHGAAAGHARHGAVAPAAPAAPTSGAGPSYNVGHGPLVPAPPAVPWAVKRQGLKAGAARMGDGGGQTDGSRKAPAVKPAAKRPTGKAAVPNVPKPDLRSLPAYGITISEPATEGPDKGKDFLAFSANVWNAGPAQLVVDGFRSPGKELMDAYQYFYDAKGKQVGYTPTGTMEWDPRPGHEHWHFTDFASYRLLKADQKEAVRSGKEAFCLANTDAVDYTVKNANWHPFNTDLSTACGQQNSISVREVLDVGSGDTYTQDLPGQSFDITSLPNGTYYIQVLANPEKRLKETDLTNNSALRKIVLGGKKGARTVTVPPHELVDAN